Proteins co-encoded in one Cytophaga hutchinsonii ATCC 33406 genomic window:
- a CDS encoding flotillin family protein encodes MTQFIIIVVVAVVVGFVLISSLLSRYKRCPSDKILVIYGRTGGSSAKCVHGGGAFIWPVIQDYAFLDLKPLSIEANLTNALSRQNIRVDVPCRFTIAISTEADTMNTAAERLLGLSHENIQELAKDILFGQLRLVIATMTIEEINSDRDKFLENISKNVDSELKKIGLKLINVNVTDIKDESGYIAALGKEAAAKAINEAKVSVAEQEKIGETGKALADREKDTQIAETHRDRDVKIAITQKDREISIASAEKDEAIGKAEAQRDTRVKTSEANAIAIKGENEAKISIANSEALRREKEAESLRIAITAEKVQQAKALEEAYVAEQRAELARSERERSTQIANIVIPAEIAKQRAIIEAQAEAERIRENAKGEADAIYAKMEAEAKGLYEILTKQAQGYKDVVAAAGGDPTKAFQLLLIEKLPELVKTQVEAVKNIKIDKITVWDSGNGNSDNGNSSTANFVSGMMKTVPPLNDLFNMAGLNLPTYLKGEDTPKDITPLEPGDGAKK; translated from the coding sequence ATGACCCAGTTTATTATTATTGTTGTTGTTGCCGTCGTTGTCGGTTTTGTATTAATATCCTCCTTACTATCGCGCTACAAACGTTGTCCTTCAGATAAAATACTTGTTATTTACGGACGTACCGGCGGTTCTTCTGCGAAGTGTGTACACGGTGGTGGTGCCTTTATCTGGCCCGTTATTCAGGATTATGCTTTTTTAGATTTAAAACCATTATCGATTGAAGCGAATTTAACGAATGCATTAAGCCGCCAGAACATCCGTGTGGATGTACCTTGCCGCTTTACGATTGCAATCTCTACCGAAGCAGATACCATGAATACGGCTGCTGAAAGATTATTAGGATTATCACACGAAAACATTCAGGAATTGGCGAAAGATATTTTGTTCGGTCAGTTACGTTTGGTTATTGCAACCATGACAATTGAAGAGATCAACTCAGACCGTGATAAATTTTTAGAAAACATTTCTAAAAACGTAGACAGCGAATTGAAAAAAATCGGTTTGAAACTGATTAACGTAAACGTAACCGATATCAAAGATGAATCTGGTTACATTGCTGCTTTAGGTAAAGAAGCTGCTGCGAAAGCGATCAACGAAGCGAAAGTAAGTGTTGCCGAGCAGGAGAAAATAGGTGAAACGGGTAAGGCATTAGCGGATAGAGAAAAAGATACACAGATTGCTGAAACGCACAGAGACCGTGATGTTAAGATCGCAATTACACAAAAAGACAGAGAGATCAGTATTGCGTCTGCTGAAAAAGATGAAGCAATTGGTAAAGCAGAAGCACAACGCGATACCCGTGTAAAAACATCTGAAGCAAACGCGATCGCGATTAAAGGGGAAAATGAAGCAAAAATTTCGATTGCAAATTCTGAAGCCCTTCGTAGAGAAAAAGAAGCAGAATCTTTACGTATAGCCATTACCGCTGAAAAAGTTCAACAGGCAAAGGCGTTGGAAGAAGCATACGTGGCAGAACAAAGAGCCGAATTAGCGCGTTCGGAAAGAGAACGTTCCACACAGATCGCCAACATTGTTATTCCGGCAGAGATCGCTAAACAACGTGCAATCATTGAAGCGCAGGCAGAAGCGGAACGTATCAGAGAAAATGCAAAAGGTGAAGCCGATGCGATTTATGCAAAGATGGAAGCAGAAGCAAAAGGTTTGTATGAAATATTAACCAAACAGGCACAAGGTTACAAAGACGTTGTTGCTGCTGCGGGTGGAGATCCGACAAAAGCATTCCAGCTATTGTTAATTGAAAAACTTCCTGAATTAGTGAAAACACAGGTTGAAGCAGTTAAAAATATTAAAATTGACAAGATCACTGTTTGGGATTCCGGCAATGGAAATTCAGACAATGGTAACTCTTCTACGGCAAACTTTGTTTCCGGCATGATGAAAACTGTACCTCCGTTGAATGACTTGTTCAACATGGCCGGTCTTAACTTACCAACGTATTTAAAAGGAGAAGATACACCTAAAGACATTACTCCGTTAGAGCCTGGTGATGGTGCTAAAAAATAA
- a CDS encoding DUF4345 domain-containing protein, with the protein MKTTILLPLASKGFILFSALSLLTLSILAFNDPQAVMDLVQVNLPNTDAYSSIRGVYGGVGLTICISLLYLLRRDVQLGLAFLSLLWGLYALSRIITIQIEGSLGNFGSQWLVIESVLFVIGFTLYLLNKIHTRNA; encoded by the coding sequence ATGAAAACAACGATACTTCTGCCCCTTGCATCAAAAGGCTTTATACTTTTTTCAGCACTGAGTTTATTAACGTTAAGCATTCTTGCCTTTAATGATCCGCAGGCTGTCATGGATCTGGTACAGGTAAACCTGCCTAATACAGATGCGTATAGTTCAATACGCGGTGTTTATGGCGGCGTAGGGTTAACGATCTGCATAAGCCTGTTATACCTGCTTAGAAGAGATGTACAACTGGGCCTGGCTTTTCTCTCCTTGTTATGGGGTCTGTACGCACTCTCCCGGATCATCACCATACAGATTGAAGGTTCCTTAGGAAATTTCGGCTCTCAGTGGCTCGTGATTGAAAGTGTGCTCTTCGTTATCGGTTTTACGCTGTATCTGCTTAATAAAATTCATACACGCAATGCCTGA
- a CDS encoding porin family protein: protein MKYLFFFSLNIFLFTHAFSQDYKFEAGIQGGPNLSYFSYKNSFIQNARKPTDIQFSAGLFFQYNLSENFSLRIDPTFDRKGYQYKDITFTDNSGNILGTGKLYGHLDYITIPVLFKASVGNKVKYFVNAGPSIGLLLSETFIYDNPYGNGNQKTHNTNQYKKADAGITAGLGIAIPLGNAIALSFEVRNNVGLTNINKNSNANSAIHANTTSMLVGVAYKFGSN from the coding sequence ATGAAATATCTTTTCTTCTTTTCTCTGAATATCTTTTTATTCACACACGCATTTTCTCAGGATTACAAATTTGAAGCAGGTATACAAGGAGGCCCCAACCTGAGTTATTTCAGCTATAAAAATTCATTTATTCAGAATGCCCGAAAACCAACAGACATACAATTTTCTGCAGGACTTTTTTTCCAATACAACCTCAGTGAAAACTTTTCTTTGCGCATTGACCCAACGTTTGATCGTAAAGGATATCAATATAAAGATATAACCTTTACCGATAATTCTGGTAATATACTTGGTACCGGTAAACTATACGGTCACCTGGATTACATAACCATACCTGTATTATTTAAAGCCAGTGTAGGTAATAAAGTAAAATATTTTGTTAATGCCGGTCCTTCCATAGGATTACTGTTATCAGAAACATTTATATATGACAATCCGTATGGAAATGGAAATCAAAAAACACATAATACGAACCAATATAAAAAAGCTGATGCAGGTATTACAGCAGGCCTGGGTATTGCTATACCGTTAGGTAATGCTATTGCACTTTCGTTCGAAGTTCGAAATAACGTAGGCCTAACCAACATCAACAAAAATTCGAATGCTAATTCAGCCATTCATGCAAATACAACCAGTATGTTAGTTGGTGTAGCCTATAAATTCGGATCTAACTGA
- a CDS encoding MBL fold metallo-hydrolase, which yields MTAKHSEPVGFTSNPDLATIPLPFEWKGTPLDAKGRFLNHEFTFINSLKALWKWQTMINPQKEEKKKDTWRLACKTDSDFLTSESDCIVWLGHASFFIRLAGITLLIDPVLFDVSLIKRKCAFPVDPNTLKNIDYILVSHDHRDHCDKKSLELLAKNNPTATYLTGLKVDAVIKKITGSTCIQAAGWYQQYNIVPEIKITYVPSRHWGRRYLTDTNVRLWGGYVIEAAGKTIYFGGDSGYGSHFADIGKIFPFIDYAMIGIGAYKPEFFMAQSHLSPIDGIKAFEDTKAKYLIPMHYGTFDLADEPLSDPIQVLKKAQQQKQLSGEILYLCVGEIRSLESSHHTK from the coding sequence ATGACTGCAAAACATTCTGAACCTGTTGGTTTTACATCCAACCCAGACTTAGCAACTATCCCCCTGCCTTTTGAATGGAAGGGAACGCCGCTGGATGCTAAGGGCAGATTTTTAAACCATGAATTTACATTCATCAATTCATTGAAAGCTTTATGGAAATGGCAAACAATGATCAATCCCCAAAAAGAGGAAAAGAAAAAAGATACCTGGAGATTAGCCTGTAAAACGGATAGTGATTTCCTGACATCTGAATCAGATTGTATCGTATGGCTGGGTCATGCATCTTTTTTCATACGTCTTGCAGGCATTACTTTACTCATAGATCCTGTGTTGTTTGATGTATCGCTGATCAAACGCAAATGTGCATTTCCGGTAGATCCGAATACCTTAAAAAATATCGATTACATTCTGGTATCGCATGATCACCGTGACCACTGCGATAAAAAAAGTCTGGAGCTGCTTGCTAAAAACAACCCGACTGCAACCTATTTAACCGGATTGAAAGTAGATGCTGTGATCAAAAAAATAACCGGCAGCACCTGCATACAAGCCGCAGGCTGGTACCAGCAATACAATATCGTACCTGAAATTAAGATCACCTATGTACCAAGCAGGCACTGGGGCAGACGCTATTTAACCGATACCAATGTACGGCTGTGGGGCGGATATGTAATAGAAGCTGCGGGCAAAACGATTTACTTTGGCGGCGACAGCGGCTATGGAAGTCATTTTGCAGATATCGGAAAAATCTTTCCGTTTATTGATTACGCCATGATTGGTATTGGTGCGTACAAACCTGAATTCTTTATGGCGCAAAGCCACCTCTCACCTATTGACGGCATTAAAGCTTTTGAAGATACTAAAGCAAAATATCTCATTCCGATGCATTACGGAACATTCGACCTTGCCGATGAACCGCTAAGTGATCCGATACAAGTGTTGAAAAAAGCACAGCAACAAAAACAGCTATCCGGTGAAATCTTATATTTGTGTGTAGGTGAAATAAGAAGCCTTGAATCTTCGCATCATACGAAATAA
- a CDS encoding serine protease — MTFFGSDATDGLDADFDGDLESGDSTFQLFSFRNLINFLLGFSWTGISFYNSINPMLLIFLSIAIGSLFVYMFFAIIRELQKLAEDNSFDYVETINKSADVYLTIPANKTGKGKILVSIRGSMRELDAMTENENRIPSGAVVKIVRILNENILLVETL; from the coding sequence ATGACCTTTTTCGGTTCTGATGCAACAGATGGACTTGACGCTGATTTTGACGGAGACCTTGAAAGCGGAGATTCTACGTTTCAGCTGTTTTCCTTCAGAAACTTAATAAATTTCTTATTGGGTTTCAGCTGGACAGGCATATCGTTTTACAACAGCATCAATCCGATGCTGCTTATCTTTCTTTCCATTGCAATTGGCTCGCTATTTGTTTACATGTTCTTTGCAATTATCCGCGAACTTCAAAAATTAGCGGAAGATAATTCCTTTGACTATGTAGAAACAATTAATAAATCAGCGGATGTATACCTGACTATTCCTGCCAATAAAACGGGTAAAGGAAAAATCCTGGTAAGCATACGCGGTTCTATGCGTGAGCTGGATGCCATGACTGAAAATGAAAACAGAATCCCATCCGGAGCAGTGGTAAAAATTGTACGGATTTTAAATGAGAATATTTTATTAGTAGAAACCCTTTAA
- a CDS encoding Crp/Fnr family transcriptional regulator, with protein sequence MKQELALFIKKIIDLPAAEEKKLLAITRVYKVPKGDFYIQIGQIPKKFAFVAKGLFRYVYIDSKGNEFTKNFVPENNFALAYSSMIRHEVSKMAIEALEDSIICEIDYTDWLTLKKGNACWNIFLITILENAFTIKENRERDLLLLDAEQRYETFRQEFPALETRVKQHLIASYLGISPVSLSRIRKKRT encoded by the coding sequence ATGAAACAGGAGCTGGCTTTATTTATAAAAAAAATTATTGACCTGCCTGCAGCAGAAGAAAAAAAACTGCTGGCGATCACACGTGTTTATAAGGTACCTAAAGGCGATTTTTATATTCAGATTGGGCAAATACCTAAGAAATTTGCCTTTGTTGCCAAAGGGCTTTTCCGGTATGTATACATTGACAGCAAAGGAAATGAATTTACAAAAAACTTTGTCCCTGAAAATAATTTTGCGTTGGCTTATTCTTCAATGATTCGGCATGAAGTTTCTAAAATGGCTATAGAGGCGTTGGAAGATTCTATTATCTGCGAGATTGATTATACAGATTGGCTTACGCTTAAAAAAGGAAATGCGTGCTGGAATATATTTTTAATTACAATACTGGAAAACGCATTTACAATAAAAGAAAACCGTGAACGCGACCTGTTGCTTTTAGATGCAGAGCAGCGTTATGAAACATTCAGACAGGAATTCCCCGCACTTGAAACACGTGTAAAACAACACCTCATTGCTTCTTACCTGGGTATATCTCCTGTTTCTTTAAGCAGAATACGAAAAAAGCGAACTTAA
- a CDS encoding DinB family protein, with the protein MKPIHSVILIQNLQARIETCAEMAVNVFQNLNTASLLCPSNTGGWSIVQCLDHLNSYGDYYLPHIQKAFDTHMPGKPAEDVKSSWLGNYFTQLMLPDSGKKYKAFKKHIPKPRLDSAAVVATFIEQQEILLTYLEKAKKYDMNTIRISISIAPFIKLKLGDVFQFLVAHTERHVQQAQRNVPIYE; encoded by the coding sequence ATGAAACCAATTCATTCAGTAATACTTATCCAGAATCTGCAAGCGCGTATTGAAACGTGTGCAGAGATGGCTGTTAACGTCTTTCAAAATCTGAATACGGCTTCACTCCTTTGTCCTTCAAATACAGGCGGCTGGAGTATTGTGCAGTGTCTGGATCACTTGAACAGCTATGGAGATTATTACCTGCCGCATATCCAAAAAGCATTCGATACGCATATGCCCGGAAAACCTGCAGAAGATGTTAAAAGCAGCTGGCTCGGAAATTATTTCACACAACTGATGCTTCCGGATTCAGGTAAAAAATACAAGGCGTTTAAAAAACATATCCCTAAACCACGATTGGATTCGGCTGCTGTTGTAGCCACCTTTATTGAACAGCAGGAAATACTGCTGACGTATCTGGAAAAGGCAAAAAAATATGATATGAATACCATCCGGATTTCAATTTCTATTGCGCCTTTTATTAAATTAAAACTTGGGGATGTATTTCAATTCCTTGTTGCACATACGGAACGGCATGTGCAACAAGCTCAACGGAATGTGCCCATTTATGAGTAA
- a CDS encoding tautomerase family protein, protein MGQIKIFGIKEELHPIREKLSATLHECVMEAFQYPKDKKAHRFIYIDDDSYFYFETRTRKHTIIEINLFEGRSIEAKKKLYQLLFSRFDAELGISNMDLEITLFESPKHNWGIRGKSGDELDLNYKVDV, encoded by the coding sequence ATGGGACAAATAAAAATATTCGGAATAAAAGAAGAACTGCATCCGATCAGAGAAAAACTATCTGCCACTTTACACGAATGTGTAATGGAAGCATTTCAGTATCCGAAAGATAAAAAGGCGCACCGTTTTATTTACATCGATGACGATAGCTATTTTTATTTCGAAACACGCACACGCAAACATACGATCATAGAAATCAATTTGTTTGAAGGGCGCTCTATTGAAGCAAAGAAAAAACTGTATCAGCTTTTATTTTCAAGATTTGATGCAGAATTAGGTATTTCAAACATGGATCTGGAAATTACGTTGTTTGAATCACCCAAACATAACTGGGGTATTCGTGGGAAAAGCGGAGATGAACTGGACCTGAATTATAAGGTTGACGTATAA
- a CDS encoding OsmC family protein — protein sequence MIRKANAVWQGTGKEGSGTLTSPSTVLNNTPYSFKTRFENEDGKAGTNPEELIAAAHAGCFTMALSFQLSGANFTPTKLATEASITMVQENGGFKFKSIHLHLEATVPNISEEQFKELADIAKKNCPVSQALSAVEITLSSNLVK from the coding sequence ATGATCCGTAAAGCAAATGCCGTATGGCAAGGAACAGGTAAAGAAGGCAGCGGTACGCTTACTTCACCAAGTACTGTATTAAATAACACACCGTATTCCTTCAAAACCCGTTTTGAAAATGAAGATGGCAAAGCAGGTACCAACCCCGAAGAACTAATTGCAGCGGCACATGCAGGCTGCTTCACAATGGCGTTGAGCTTTCAATTATCGGGAGCCAATTTTACACCAACAAAACTGGCTACCGAAGCAAGCATCACAATGGTTCAGGAAAACGGTGGATTCAAATTCAAATCGATTCACCTGCATTTAGAGGCGACTGTACCAAACATCAGTGAAGAACAGTTTAAAGAACTTGCAGATATTGCAAAGAAAAACTGCCCGGTTAGCCAGGCTTTGTCTGCGGTTGAAATTACGCTTTCCTCGAACTTAGTAAAGTAA
- a CDS encoding SDR family oxidoreductase produces MLTGNTIVITGGSSGVGLELARQLIAQKNTVIICGRSAQKLADAANQTPWLVTYTCNIADSISCQHFYNWIKNNYPACNILINNAAIAYTTDFLKDEQAIDKANEEFQTNVLAPIRLTKLFSPLLLQNEHPALINISTGLIYAPKAGYPFYTATKAALHIFTQTLRMQTAASPLKIIEALLPVVDTPWHKGRVPKSAISATQAAAKILSGIDKGQNEIRVSKVALLYWVARISPKWAITIINRL; encoded by the coding sequence ATGTTAACAGGAAATACAATTGTTATTACCGGAGGAAGTTCCGGTGTGGGTCTTGAACTTGCAAGACAACTTATTGCACAAAAAAACACCGTTATTATTTGCGGAAGGTCTGCACAAAAATTAGCAGATGCAGCGAACCAGACCCCTTGGCTGGTAACATATACCTGCAACATCGCCGACAGTATTTCATGCCAGCACTTTTACAACTGGATAAAAAATAATTATCCTGCATGCAATATACTGATCAACAATGCAGCAATTGCCTACACGACAGATTTTTTAAAAGATGAACAGGCAATTGATAAAGCCAATGAGGAATTTCAAACCAATGTTTTAGCACCCATCCGTTTAACAAAACTCTTTTCGCCCTTGCTCTTACAAAATGAACATCCTGCATTAATTAATATTTCAACAGGTTTGATCTATGCTCCTAAAGCAGGGTACCCCTTTTATACTGCGACAAAAGCTGCCTTACATATCTTTACACAAACCCTTCGCATGCAAACTGCTGCAAGTCCGTTAAAAATTATTGAAGCGCTCCTGCCTGTTGTTGATACACCCTGGCATAAAGGACGTGTACCAAAATCTGCTATTTCAGCTACACAGGCGGCGGCAAAAATTCTATCCGGAATAGATAAAGGGCAGAATGAAATTCGCGTTTCTAAAGTAGCTTTATTATATTGGGTCGCACGTATTTCACCTAAATGGGCCATAACGATTATTAACCGATTATAG
- a CDS encoding Crp/Fnr family transcriptional regulator, with protein MSASIDPLKKLVTSIHPFTDTEWEQFASLWKPFEARRKEQLTIPGQTEKYLYFVTEGVQRVFYFDDENREATLVFTYAPSFGGVLDSMIHETPSKYYYETLTPSAFLRAPFAEIETLSKEIRGIELLLRKGVVQALAGVLERLVEVQSFSSEERFKKLLQRSPHILQLVPHKYLANYLGIDPTNFSKLINKVKI; from the coding sequence ATGTCAGCTTCCATTGATCCGTTAAAAAAACTTGTTACATCTATCCATCCTTTTACTGATACAGAATGGGAACAGTTTGCGTCTTTGTGGAAACCATTTGAAGCGCGGAGAAAGGAACAATTAACCATACCGGGTCAAACAGAAAAATATTTATACTTTGTAACGGAGGGTGTACAGCGTGTATTTTATTTTGATGATGAAAACAGAGAAGCTACGCTGGTATTTACCTATGCCCCTTCCTTTGGTGGTGTGCTGGATTCCATGATTCACGAAACACCATCAAAGTATTATTATGAAACACTTACCCCATCGGCCTTTCTGCGCGCACCATTTGCTGAGATAGAAACACTCAGCAAAGAAATTAGAGGTATTGAGCTGCTACTCCGCAAAGGCGTTGTACAGGCATTAGCTGGTGTGCTGGAACGCCTGGTTGAAGTACAGTCTTTTTCTTCAGAAGAACGTTTTAAAAAACTTTTGCAAAGAAGTCCGCATATATTGCAGCTTGTTCCGCATAAATACCTGGCGAACTATCTGGGTATTGACCCGACAAACTTCAGTAAACTCATCAATAAAGTTAAAATCTGA